The proteins below come from a single Melospiza georgiana isolate bMelGeo1 chromosome 4, bMelGeo1.pri, whole genome shotgun sequence genomic window:
- the LRRN3 gene encoding leucine-rich repeat neuronal protein 3, whose amino-acid sequence MKDLQLKINLLLGLVTTALLQAVGKKADCPESCICEIRPWFTPRSVYMEAPTVDCNDLGLFHFPATLPADTQVLLLQTNNIAKIEHSVDFPVNLTGLDLSQNNLSSVTSINLRKIPQLLSMYLEENKLTELPEECLSGLNNLQELYINHNLLSVIAPGAFIGLNNLLRLHLNSNGLQVINRKWFEATPNLEILMIGENPIIRIEDMNFKPLSNLRSLVLAGINLTEIPDNALAGLDNLESISFYDNRFVRVPHIALQKATNLKFLDLNKNPINRIRRGDFSNMLHLKELGINNMPELISIDSLAVDNLPDLRKIEATNNPRLSYIHPNAFYRLPKLESLMLNSNALSALYRSTVESLPNLKEVSIHSNPIRCDCVIRWINMNKTNIRFMEPESLFCVDPPEFQGQNVRQVHFREMMEICLPLIAPESFPSTLDLKAGSHISLHCRATAEPEPEIYWITPSGHKLLPNTISDKYYIHSEGTLDISDVTQRESGLYTCIASNLVGADLKSVMIKVDGSFPQEHNGSVNIKVKDIKSNSVLVSWTANSKILKSSVRWTAFPKAEDSRAAQSARIPSDIKVYNLTHLNPSTEYKICIDIPTIYSQNKKQCVNVTTKGLDLEVKGYEKNNIIGFLASLGALLGIISVIYLYSCISQDMNYGIGHSYLRNYLKKQSFSLNELYPPLIALWDMGKEKSTAMEVKATVIGVPTNMS is encoded by the coding sequence ATGAAGGACCTGCAActcaaaattaatttactgCTTGGTCTAGTTACCACTGCTCTACTACAAGCCgtaggaaaaaaagcagactGCCCCGAGTCATGTATATGTGAAATCAGACCATGGTTCACCCCCAGGTCTGTCTACATGGAAGCTCCAACAGTGGACTGTAATGATTTAGgcctttttcattttccagccaCACTGCCTGCTGACACACAGGTTCTACTTCTACAAACTAATAATATTGCAAAAATTGAACACTCAGTAGACTTCCCAGTGAATTTAACTGGTCTAGATTTATCTCAGAACAATTTATCCTCAGTGACCAGTATTAATCTTAGAAAGATACCACAGTTACTGTCAATGTACcttgaagaaaacaaacttaCTGAGCTGCCTGAAGAATGTCTCTCTGGACTCAACAATTTACAAGAGCTTTATATTAATCATAATCTGCTTTCTGTGATTGCACCAGGAGCTTTCATAGGCCTCAATAATCTTCTCAGACTTCATCTCAATTCAAATGGTCTGCAAGTGATCAACAGAAAGTGGTTTGAAGCTACTCCTAATCTTGAAATTCTCATGATTGGAGAAAATCCAATAATCAGAATTGAAGACATGAACTTCAAGCCTCTTAGCAATCTGCGCAGCCTAGTTTTAGCAGGTATAAATCTCACTGAAATACCAGATAATGCTTTGGCTGGCCTTGACAACTTAGAAAGCATTTCCTTTTATGACAACAGATTTGTTAGAGTGCCCCACATCGCTCTTCAAAAGGCTACAAATCTCAAATTTCTGGATCTAAATAAGAATCCCATTAACAGAATTCGACGAGGAGATTTTAGCAATATGCTGCATCTAAAAGAGTTAGGAATTAATAACATGCCTGAACTGATTTCTATAGATAGTCTTGCTGTTGACAATTTGCCAGATTTAAGAAAAATAGAAGCAACCAATAACCCCAGATTATCATACATTCACCCCAATGCATTCTACAGACTTCCCAAGCTGGAGTCGCTGATGCTCAACAGCAACGCGCTGAGCGCGCTGTACCGCAGTACGGTGGAATCCCTGCCGAACCTCAAGGAAGTCAGCATCCACAGCAATCCCATCAGGTGTGACTGTGTCATCCGCTGGATTAACatgaacaaaacaaacattCGGTTCATGGAGCCGGAGTCCCTGTTTTGTGTAGACCCTCCTGAATTCCAAGGTCAGAATGTGAGACAGGTACACTTTCGGGAAATGATGGAAATCTGTCTTCCTCTGATAGCTCCTGAAAGTTTTCCATCTACATTGGATTTAAAAGCTGGCAGCCATATTTCTTTGCATTGCAGAGCAACAGCAGAACCAGAGCCTGAAATCTACTGGATAACACCATCAGGACACAAACTTTTGCCTAATACTATCTCTGATAAATACTACATTCATTCTGAAGGAACACTAGACATAAGTGATGTAACACAAAGAGAAAGTGGCTTATACACATGTATAGCATCAAATTTAGTTGGGGCAGACCTAAAGTCAGTCATGATTAAAGTGGACGGCTCTTTCCCTCAGGAACACAATGGATCTGTAAATATTAAAGTAAAAGACATAAAATCTAATTCTGTTTTGGTTTCGTGGACAGCAAATTCTAAAATTCTGAAGTCCAGTGTCAGATGGACAGCCTTTCCGAAAGCTGAAGACTCCCGGGCTGCACAGAGTGCTCGAATACCGTCTGATATAAAGGTATATAATCTTACACATCTAAATCCATCAACAGAATACAAAATTTGTATAGACATTCCCACTATCTATTCTCAGAATAAGAAACAGTGTGTCAATGTAACCACAAAAGGACTGGACTTGGAAGTGAAAGGCTATGAAAAGAACAACATAATAGGATTCCTTGCCAGCCTTGGTGCTCTTTTGGGAATCATATCTGTGATATATCTCTACAGCTGCATCTCTCAAGATATGAACTATGGCATTGGACACAGCTATCTAAGGAATTACCTGAAGAAACAATCCTTTTCACTCAATGAGCTTTATCCTCCTCTAATCGCTCTTTGGGACATGggcaaagaaaaaagcacagcAATGGAAGTAAAAGCAACTGTAATAGGTGTACCAACAAATATGTCATAA